The genome window TTAGAGAACATCAAGAGAAATTCAGCCCTGTCACCAAATCTATTTTTCTGAGAATTTGTCAAACTTTGCATTCGCCGAAAGAGCTGAAGGAAACGGTTGACCAGGTTAAGGAGCTCCTCGCCGAACCAAAACTGCATCACCAGGATAATGACGCTGCAGATCAGACAGCCGATCAATCGGAAACCGAAGAAAGCCCGAAGGTACAAATCATCGTATTGGCCAGACCAGGCATAGTAACTGTAGCCATAGGAACAGCTGACCAAAAGTCTAGTAACCAGGCAGATCCACAGGTAACCCCTTCGGTTGATGGCCACCAACTGCGAGTTCTTTCTCTCAATTCGGAAGGTGATCACTCCAAAGACCGTTCCGTACAGGAAACAACTGCGAAGGAGCATCGCAGATATCCTGGAAACGTTCAAGCAGCGCAGTATTCGCGGCATGACTAACAAACCCGACCATCGTAAAGCCATCCATATACTTTATTTACCCATTAAGTAATTAGTTTGCCGATTGTCTGAGCAGCCAGTCAGTTAGTCGAGCACCTCTTCCCATATCTGgatttgtttttcaatttggcTAATGACATCGTATATTAATTGTTACGAAATGGTTACTgtatttatttcacttttaGATATATTAAAGTGCCGGACCAACAAAGACATTAAGGgaatatttaaattacatCTGTCTAATCTCACAATCGATTGGTTTGAATGCCGTACTGAACCACATAGGTAAAGTAGGTGATCATACTTGACAGAAACAGCAAGATGACCTCGTTGGACACTTCGAATAATCCCAGGGGTCTAACGCGAAACTCAAAGAAGTTCAGGCGGCTCAAGAACATTTCCCACTGCAAACGAGAGAAGAAtataaatgttattgattacGGATACCACGAGGTCACTAACCTTCACATGCCACTCCTTGTGATCAGTGATCGGAAAGTTCTCCAGACTCAGGCGCCGCATCATTCGCGAACTACTGACCGCTTCGTGGACCGCCAAGGTGAGGAGTATCACATCTGCAAAGCTCTTCACCACCAGACCCCACATTCCAATTTTACTGGGGTACAACTCCGCCCGGATTATTACCTCGTACGATAGGATTGTGGTAGCAAATATCTTTCCGAGTAATATAACAAGTACGGGCAGTTCCAAGAGGCGATGAAATGTGCGGCCTACGCGTTCGATTTCGTCGTATGCCGATATACATTCATCCACACGATATTCCACTATCCTCAGTTGCCTGCGACCCACAGGACATCCGGCAGGACGTTCCAAGGATCTCAATTGCCGACGTAGCTCGGTACGGGCGAACCTATTCACCTCGGAATAAAGAGCGGCTACACTGAGGTACCCAACGAATCCAATATGTATGATCATTAGAGAGCCAATTTCCAGGAATATTTCACATAGCGTACTAAACCAGGCTAGCAAATCGGGTAGATGCCATAGCTGGCATACTTCACAGTACAGTTCGTAGACCAGGCAGATGAATTTAAAAAGGAGCAAGAAAAACTCCCGTTTGCCTCCAAATCCAATCCGTTTCGAGGACGACAATCGTCTGACTCGTCGAAAGAGCCGCAGGAAACTGTTGATCATGCGGAGCAGCTCCTTTTCATAGCAGATCTGGACCACTATTATGCAGGTGCCGCATATGAGACTGGCCGAAAGACGGAAACATTGGAGCAACCACTCGTAGGGATCCTCGATTTCCGCCACATAGGGGGCACAGAAGCAGCAAACGGCTGTGACACTGACGAGCCGGCAACTCAGACAGAACCACTTGAATTGATGCCTATTGCGGACCACCAGGGAATTGTCCGAGGTCCTTTGGCGTATGTCAAAGCAAATCACTCCCAGGATCCTGCCATAGTGGTAACTGCAAAAAAGGATAAATGCCGAGAGAGCTGGAAGGCTCACCTTCTTCAGACGTTCAATCATGACTAAAGTTGTCCCTTCGGACAAGTCAGTGATTTCctaatattttctttaagtttgatttgtttatttacttgaGCAACTCTATAAATGTTATGATTTGCCTTAAATCAATAATTATAATTGGATTAGGTCGATTAGTAAGCTTCAAATTGGTTATTATACGTACGTTATCAAATAAAATAGAGTCTGCGAGACAGGATTACACATTGTGTTACAAAAACCAGAAAGCAAAACATTTCAGATACAATTACTAGAAATAGTTCGTTGGAAACATTAAACAGGCCCAACAAGTTAACCCTGAACTCGTTTAAGTTTAGATGGGTGACAAACATTTCCACCTAAcccaaacataaatataagTTATGAGCAATATACCTTGATTAATAAGCTTACTCACCGATTTGATCCAATGCTTTGACTTTCCAACAAAGAAAATATCCAGAGCACTTTCCCGAGTTTGTTCAAATTGATTGGCCGCTTCTTGAATGGCCAAAACAGGAAGAAGCGTTTGGACCAAATTTTTGAGCGAGAGTGACCAAATCCAAAAGTCAGAAAACCCTAAATCGATGATCATTAAAGTTTAGTTCTTAGCTCAAACTCTATCGAAATGTAGTTAGTTAATATGGTCTCATTTATTATAAAGTGGGGTTTCTTATAATGTTTAAATTTATGTCATATAATGTCTTAAAATTGTAAGTTAAGATATGCGCACATTTTAAGCGAAacaattatatataatgtGAATATACCAATAGAGCtatgaaattaataaaagtgtAATTTTACTTTACAAAATTATTTATCCGCCGAGCTTGCAAAACAAATTGTAGTACAAAAATTAAGTAATTCGCTATACCAGACAcaattaaaagaaacaacTTGTTGGATACATCAAAAAGATTGGAAAGGCGGACCCTGAACTTGTAAAGGTTCAGATGTGTAACAAATACTTCCACCTATGACAAGTAATTTGATTAGAGAttaaaatacaatacaataatATATGTATTCTCCTACCGTTTTGTTCCAATCCGTCAGCTTGCTGGCGAAGAATAGGCCCAGAGTGAATTCTTGAATGCATCTGAACTTATTAAGAGCTGTTTGAATAGCCAAAATAAGAATCAGCAAACGAAACATGACGTTAATTACGGTTGCCCATTGCCAAAACTTTAGGAATTGCAAGTTGAATAACATTTCGTGAGCGATAAAGACTATGGAaaagcatttttgaaattggTTATAGAGCAAGTATCCATTAATAATGCGCTGCAGTGAAGTAACAATCTCACAAATCTCGCTGAAAATAGCCATTGTTCGTTTCAATCTTTTTTGGGACCTATAACGCAGTTTTAGTATCTCCGATTCCAGCTGAAACTCCAAGCACAGGCATTTTTGCACCTCGTTAAAAAGAACGCCCAAGCTGAGGTACCAAATAAAATTGACGTATATTATCATATTGCTTGCAATAGCGATGTAGCAATGGCTTCCCCAAAATGCAATGTCTCGAGCACTAAGGTCATACGGATAAAATAGAGATAAAATAATGATTTCATCACATTGGGAACTGAAAAAGATGGCAATCATCAGTAACTCCCGACCACTTCCAAATCCCAATGAGTCACTTCCAATGCCTGAGGATTTTACTTGACGGTAGAGGTACAGGTAACGGTTAACCAACTTAATCAGTTCGTGGCCATGGTAAATATGTAGGTGACTCATGGATAAGCAGGTCGTTATCAAAACGAAAACGTGTAAGAAATGAACCACCTGCAGCAGCATCACTTCATTTCTAATACACTGGTTGAACCGATAGACGCAAAAACAAGGCGGCGCAAGTCGCAGGATCACTGCAAACCACTTCCAACACTGTCGATTCGAGCTGCTATCCTCTAAGGCTATAATATTATCCCTCGACCTTTTGAATCGTACGAAAACCAAGCCCATATATCTGGCTAAGACAAACCAAAAGCTCAGAATATTGGCGTTTATATGGCCAATATTCATTTTTCCTACACAGAACTTGACTGGTTGACTTAAAACCTCGATTCGAATGGACATGAAACGCGCACACTTGCTGGCAACTTAACTTTCGAAACAATCTTTGCTTTGACAATGACAAGTGAGAGTGAAATTTCTCACTACTGAGCTGTCAGAAGGATGAAGCTAGAGTTGTTCCCTTGGGGTCTTGCAATCCCGTTCAATTTACCTATGAACTCGCAATTTGATGCCTGGTATTgaaaagtttcatttggttcCTTGAAAAGGTTATTAAGCCTCTCATTCAAGCAAGATCTCGACATCTCAATAACAAGGCAACACGTTTCCATTTTGAGATCACGTTTCAGAGATCTACGAGTACTTATGTATTAGGCTGCCCCATCCCAAGACCAAGTTGGCCAGCTCATCTCACACTTTTGCTTTTGATTCACACGCTCACGATCCGTGGCGATGGGATGGGATCCTGGCTCTAAGCTCGCTCCTCCACAAGCCAATGTAAATGACGCCCCCATTTCATGCTGTACGTGATCTTCCCCTACCGTATCTTCTGCGCCACATCTTCGCTGTCCTATCCGAAAACTGGGAACGATTACAGCGCGCATCTAAGAGATCTTTCGAGTCTGTCAAGCAGAGGGAATCCCCCTCGAGTGGCCCCCACCCACGCTTCCCCTCTGGGATTTCGCCTTTGTTTGGCGTTTGAAAAGAATTTTCACGTTGTATGATTTATATTTTCCCTCATCTTCTTTATTTTCTGTTCGCTTTGgtctctttttttcttttttcccttctttttttttttttttgagggcAATTACAGTAACAACGCTTGGGCACGTACATTTTCCGGCATTGTACGAAAATTGTGGGAACAATCaacgaaataaacaaaagtgcTTTGCATGTCGTTGATTTGCCCAGCAAATTGCTCGAACTTGGCCATCTGAAATTGCTatggcaacagcagcatcaacagcaGTCGCAAAACAGGGCTATCTTATCAGGTCGAAGACGGGAATACCTTAAATAACTGAGACCAATCTCCTAAACTCGAAATTAATGTTAcgattattaaatataataatatgtaAGAATTCAAGGTTGTAACACTTTCAACTTATAACATAAATAGGATCATATGACAACGATCATATTGCTATATTGTAAAACGAATTTTTCATTGAATTGTTAAATCGTTATGTAACTGAGATATCCAGATCTCCAGATAGTCTTTAGAAAATTctattattttatatagacGTTCTACAAATCTACAGACATCAGATAACCGATAATCCATTTAAATGGAAGTGTATAGCCAATGATCCGAGTCGAGTGGGGCCAAGGAGAAGATGCGAAGCCACAAGTTGGTCAGGAGATTAGAGCATTGCCCGATGGAGTCAGCTCCACTGTGctcctcttttttttcgcCTTTGCTGACCTCACGTCATGCGGGATTGGCGAGGTGGGAGCGAGATGGCAATAGGGAGTAGGGGCACTCACTTCAGGGCTGattgatttcaatttcataCACATGCGTACACatagatacatacatacgtatgtactTACAGGCTGTCAGATGGCCTTGGCTCGCTTTTCACGCTTTTCCAGACATTGCACCCCACTCGAATGCAGCCGCTGACATTAATGGTGATTAATGCGAAAACGGAATGCAATTAAATTCCGCCGTTTGGTCGTGCCATAAATTATTGTGATTTCGCAGTGTAcaaagccaaataaaatgTGAATTCAAGGAAAAAATAGAGATGCAATTCTTACGACAATATACGAAAACCCTGTattcggtttttttttaatggcaCTACTGGTTCAACTATACCGTTATGACAGAAAGAGATGGCAAGCTCAAATCGACGTCATAATTTATTGCGTAGCGAATGAACAAAAATACGCGAATTGCGGCCAAAGCGCGAGAGTACAAACACCTTTAGCTCTCTCTTTCCCGCACACATACTCGTAGTACACCATGGCGGGCAAATTAATAGGGCTTAAGGACTTAAGCAACCAATTTAAAAGCTAATGACCGAAAAAGTCCTCTTCAGAACCTTTTCACTTTTAAATACGAACGCTTAGGAGGACCTCCAATCATTATAATCGTGTGCTTCAATTGAGTGCATTCAATTTATGTTGATTGCGGAGATCTATCACtatagatataaaaaaataaacctTAAAGCTACACTTCTCttgcaaatttaaaaaaagatTTTGTGTTGaggaattttaaatttataaaattaaatttaattgtgtGCTATTACTGTATCCGGGATTGTACGCCTGAGCTCTGTTGCGTTACGTGAATgcgagtgagtgtgtgtgtgtgtgtgtgattgcaATGCGAGTGCAGAGCCATTAAAATCTTGAAATTGCATGCTAATAACCGTACCAGACCGCTAGTTAAGTGGGCAAATATGTTGTACATGCTTGTTACTAAATGCAGGGCATGTAATTTTCCATTCTGCCAGCAGTGCCATTATTATAGAATATTGTATTCTTGATTCGCTCAAGAGAGCAGTGCCAAATGCTTGAAATGGCAATGATTACAACAACTGGCTAGTAACTAAAACCAATGTATCGAGCTTGTAACTAGGACTATGCTCTTGCTTAAGATGAAATAGTTGTTTTAGGCTCTAAGACAGCAACAAATTGTTTCTGTAAATCCACATCCGTTTGATTAGGAGCATGAATGTGGGGTAAATGCGAACGGTGGCCAGCATCAATCATCATCAAACGCCCAACGATCGTTTCGCTCGCCGGAAGTCGCAGCCAATCTAATGTTAAGTGCCCACTCCACTCCAACAGCTACACACTGTAGATACAGCAATCACTAGTACGACGAATAGCACACAAATTACGACTAGAAAGCATTTTCCGAAATGTCCGCCGCGGGCGATATGCACATGTGAGCCCATTGAGAGACCGACGAGTGCCCACAGTGAAGTCTCTCAAATTGCTGCGGATGATTAGCGATGAAAGCGAACATGGGAAAGCACACTAATTGGAAAGGGTCTTCCACTTCCTTTCCTATCCACTTCACTTTCTGAAAGCATACCAAACCTCTGCATCGTATGTAATTAGAACAGTGCGGACTCGGCCAAAAAACGTTATCATACATAATCGTAGCTTAGATAAATAGCCATCATATAGCTGCACTTCAAaattatgaatttattttctaattttatAAATGCTGAGTCATCATGGCAACATTAGGCGCCACTTCTCCTACGAAAATTCCCCTATTATCGAGGGTTCACTGTGCGGGAAACAATAGAGCGGCCCTTGTCTAATGGAGAAACTGTTGCATCCGCAGCTCGAGGCTCTAATGCTGACTCATTCAATCCATCTATGAATCTTTCCATCTTTCTCCGCTTTTCTTTACGCTTGAGAATTATCACGCCATCTCGGCCCAAAAGGCACCCCTCCTCCTCTCCCCAACAAACGAAACCCAGCCAATGTAGGCAAATAAAAAgcttttaaatgtttttttttgttttacatttgtatttttaagagtttttttgttttggtttttttttctgctaCTCTCCGCTTGAGAGTTACAGTagaatagtttttttttcatctTGCTTTCGTACAAAGTTTTTAAGGAAATATGCACAgtatttgttgttgtggtttttCTCATTTAGCTGCTTGGAGTTTGGTAATACTCCGTACAATATACACAGTTTGGTTCAAAATAGAATTTCGAAAATGGGGGTCTCTTAAGGGGGAAATAATTTTGCCATAGATACGAAGTTTTTATACATAGACAGTACATACAATTTAAAATGTCACATCGATAATGTACATACAATAAATATGAGTAcagtgtgtgtgggtgtgtgtgtgtaaaagTGTGTGGGTGGGGTGTGAATGAGAGGGGgaaggtgtgtgtgtgtgtgtgtgtgtgtgtttgcttgtGGGCTAAgaagaatttttaaataatttcaattataattacatttagataaacaaaataataaaattgtttttaataattgaGATCATGACACAAAGTAaattgtaaatacttttggcACACGCGTGCATCTGGACCCGAAAACACGCTGAGAACGCTTGAATTGGTTTGGGTTGGGGTTTAGTCTATATATAGTGGATGCATGGCACCGTCGATCGCTTGTCTAACATTAGCACGTAAACATAACTTAATAATTTCCATTATAAGACCGATATCGCCATGCATCCGGATatattactattattaattattaatcatattttttttgcctGTTTTTGGCCGTGCACGCGCGCCGATCTTTTCTGgggttgcttttgttgttgtttctggtTGGCTTTTCTTCCATTCACTTAATCATTTGTTATGCAACAACATTTTGGGACCGTCAAGTCTTGGTTTAAAACAAACGTACAACCCATACACAATACTCTCTGTGTATGGCTGGggtacaaaaaaataaacaaattattttagaatttaaaattacatttaCAATTAATATCATATATTGCAATTATTGCTCCGCCAGGGGCTATTCGTCATCGTCATCCTGATCCAAAGTTACTGCTTCTGATCTGCCAATTCGctagttttattattaatattcatgctgttgttgttgctgctgctgttgttgttattggtGTTGTTGTAACCATTCTTGACGTTGGGTTTCGAAATACCATTCACGGCCTTGCGAACATTGTACATGCCTGAAGAGATAAGAAAAAAGGGGGAAAGCTGTTTAGTATTTGGCATTGTAAATTAGCTAAATAAAATACTGTGACTAATCAGGCTGCAAAAGGGAaatgtgaaaataaaaataaaagtgcaagCGTCATTATTACTGCATACGTGTCAGTGGGTGTTTCGCTTTTTCATGGACAGCTTTCTTATCGCCCTGGAATTATGCACACTTGTGCAAGCCACATGGGAGTACAGTAAAGTAAACCTATACCTGATCATCGGCTGGCCGATATACTAAATGTCATGGCCACAGCGATAAGTGCTAACGGCCGAATGCAATTGCCTGGGGTGTACGTAATCTTTCATCACGTACACATGTATTTACACTCATCATCATaattgttggtgttgctgcaaGTACAGTCGATCGTCATCGACTTGCATTTTAAAGTACAGCCTTATATGACAAAATGTGTGCTTGCTTCATTATGTCAAAGTAAAATGAGtatctttaaagttttaagtCTAAAGCAACCTAAGTTTCctaaaataaacaaatccTCCAATGATCATATTAAGAACATAAAAATATACTCGAGTATGTAAAAAAAATGTCACAAAGAATGTCATTTCAAATGTCAGAACTGCCTCCTTGAAAACTAAATGTCAGTTTCGGTTAGAGAGCTGCGACTGTACTTCTATCAAACCTCTATCGCTGGCAGCTGCGGTTGCCTCATCACGTAAACCGCTAGAGCTTACACGATCGCACAAAGACTCTCACCAAACCGCAGACACTGCGCAGTGACCTAAAAGCTGGAAAGCTgaacaacagcaaaaacatGAAGGCCCCAAGTCTAGCTTAAAAACCGAATACTTAAGCACACTCGCCAGTTAATTCgtctattataatttaaaaatcatGTAGGTGCTTCTTTTTGAATTATAGAACTATGAATTCCAACGAAAGTATCTTGCTATTGCGATTATTTGAAGCAAACTTATCATTTCGAAgtcaaaataaatacatatgtacatacatacagttAAGATTCTATGCCAAATGTATCCACTAAAGTGGAACGAAAAGCGCAACAAGTGAAATAAGCCTACTTTCTGGACGATACAAACGTGTTGCTAAATCTCGAAGCCCCCCGAGAAAGAGAATGGAAATCGCTGGCAGCCAAAGAGTCGCGCTGCTTTTGGCGATATAATCAAATGTACAGTTATAGAAAATTATAAGCCAGCGACAAAGAACGTCAAGCGAAACAGAGGCGAAGAAGCAGTAAGGAAGGAAAAACGGCGAAGCGATCAAGTCCATTGTAAAAAGCGGGTGGTGAGAAAGAGAAAGGGGAAGGGTGGGACGGTAGTGCGTTTACCGTTATCATTATGAGCACGCAGCTCCAACTAGCTCTGTCTCGCTCCATCttgcacaacaaaaaaacgCGTTTTGTTTACGAAATGTGTGTGAAGAGAGAGAGGCGGCGATGAAAACAAAGAATTCacattataaatatttatgtgggAGCCCACAAGAGAGTTTCTGAATGCATAATTAGAAAACATAAATTTAGGGGAATATCACACACATAATCATGCTTTTTGGGGCGTGGCAAAGCAAAATAGACCGCTTTGAAAACTTCATTTACGtgttaaaaaatgtaaaagatAATGAAGATGCTGTAAATTGTTagtaaaatatgcaaaatacCCAAATATGAATCATCATATCATAGgaatatgtacatacatatgtacatatgtatttccTATTGCGCGCCAACTGGGTGGTAAAAGTACAGTGGTGATCAAAACatggcaaaaaagaaaacaagatAGGAAGAAAGGCCGAGATAACAGAACTTTTGTctaattgatttgtttttgttcgcTTCGCTTTTTCCGTTTTTCGGACCTGCCGCAAAAGTACACAGTACAACAAAACACAACATTTGGCGCTGCTGTACTTACGCGAATTGCGTTCGTTGGTGTGCGTGACCTTCACGACGAGTTTTTGAAAAACATCATCAACGTGCGTGCGTAGTACTACTACGCATAataacgcacacacacactcgcacacgcAGAAAGCTTATCAGCGAAGACgactaaaaataaacacgAAAATAATAAGTTCGCGCCAAAAATCACCAGACAAacagagagagggagagagagagagagcgacgACTCTGACTCTCTCGTATTTCTCTGATAATGCATAAGTGTGCGTGCGTTTGTGTGGAAGTGGGCTGACGTCGTCGTATAAGAGCGAGCTGTGGTTTTCCTCTGGTTGAGATTGCGTTTGTCGTTGTGGGTGCGGCCTTTTCAACTAACTAACACAACTACAGTGAACTCATGTACAGTCGCAGGTCTGTGTAgctgattttttgtttttttttttctttgtcgaaACTGCAGCAggaacaaaaacaacaatcgCGAAAACCAGAAGGCgttgatttaaatttaattgagGCCTCTCAATTAATTGCCTTTGCATTTTACTCATCTCCTGTTCACTTTTCAGCTGCAATCTCTTTTCGCGAAAGATGGAAAGATTTTTGGCGCGCGATTGTTATtcaacagtttttattttgatgtTTAGCTTTTTCGCTTTGACACACTGCCAAACCAAAGACAAACTGGAGACCAGCTCTCTCTTTCTCCCctgctctccctctctctctctgaaTGCCACGCTATCGGCGAAATATCAGCGCAAAATAAAGCAATGATAATAAGCCAAAAATTAAAGGTACAGTCGAACGTCCATAAGTGATGCTTAACAAACTGGTAAGTTGCTTTTAATAGCGTTCATCTTATATGTATTATTAGATAGCAATGGACAGCTTTAATATTCCCTCGTCTTGTTGCTAAAATGTAAGGCAATGAT of Drosophila mauritiana strain mau12 chromosome 3R, ASM438214v1, whole genome shotgun sequence contains these proteins:
- the LOC117143786 gene encoding putative gustatory receptor 93c encodes the protein MIERLKKVSLPALSAFILFCSYHYGRILGVICFDIRQRTSDNSLVVRNRHQFKWFCLSCRLVSVTAVCCFCAPYVAEIEDPYEWLLQCFRLSASLICGTCIIVVQICYEKELLRMINSFLRLFRRVRRLSSSKRIGFGGKREFFLLLFKFICLVYELYCEVCQLWHLPDLLAWFSTLCEIFLEIGSLMIIHIGFVGYLSVAALYSEVNRFARTELRRQLRSLERPAGCPVGRRQLRIVEYRVDECISAYDEIERVGRTFHRLLELPVLVILLGKIFATTILSYEVIIRAELYPSKIGMWGLVVKSFADVILLTLAVHEAVSSSRMMRRLSLENFPITDHKEWHVKWEMFLSRLNFFEFRVRPLGLFEVSNEVILLFLSSMITYFTYVVQYGIQTNRL
- the LOC117145609 gene encoding putative gustatory receptor 92a: MNIGHINANILSFWFVLARYMGLVFVRFKRSRDNIIALEDSSSNRQCWKWFAVILRLAPPCFCVYRFNQCIRNEVMLLQVVHFLHVFVLITTCLSMSHLHIYHGHELIKLVNRYLYLYRQVKSSGIGSDSLGFGSGRELLMIAIFFSSQCDEIIILSLFYPYDLSARDIAFWGSHCYIAIASNMIIYVNFIWYLSLGVLFNEVQKCLCLEFQLESEILKLRYRSQKRLKRTMAIFSEICEIVTSLQRIINGYLLYNQFQKCFSIVFIAHEMLFNLQFLKFWQWATVINVMFRLLILILAIQTALNKFRCIQEFTLGLFFASKLTDWNKTVEVFVTHLNLYKFRVRLSNLFDVSNKLFLLIVSVMIIDLGFSDFWIWSLSLKNLVQTLLPVLAIQEAANQFEQTRESALDIFFVGKSKHWIKSVEMFVTHLNLNEFRVNLLGLFNVSNELFLVIVSEMFCFLVFVTQCVILSRRLYFI